A single Pseudomonas brassicacearum DNA region contains:
- a CDS encoding ABC transporter ATP-binding protein/permease: protein MNQNAEYSAVNDAVRGQFFRRVWQMTTPYWRSEEKGKAWTLLIAVIALSLFSVAISVWFNNWYKDFYNALQEKDSAAFWQLILYFCGIAAVAILGAVYRLYLTQMLTIRWRAWLTEQHFARWLRDKNYYRLEQGGYTDNPDQRISEDLNSFTSKTLELGLGLLRTVVSLVSFSIILWGISGSIDVFGYTIPGYMFWCVLVYAAVGSWLTHLIGRRLIGLNNNQQRFEADLRFSMVRVRENAESIALYNGEPNENRRLSERFGLVWHNFWNIMQVSKRLTFFTSGYGQIAIIFPFIVAAPRYFAGKIQLGELMQIGSAFGNVQENFSWFIDAYAELAAWRATCDRLLSFRQAMSDNEDRVPAIDVQNQGSALQVQELGLDLADGRHLLSKTNMTVEPGERVMLSGRSGSGKSTLFRAMGHLWPEGHGAIRLPAARYLFLPQKPYLPIGTLREVLSYPQPGDTYPHERYAQVLETCRLPHLVSRLDEANHWQRMLSPGEQQRLAFARALLYAPQWLYMDEATSAMDEEDEATLYQALIDQLPGLSIVSVGHRSSLKRFHPRHVRIENGQLVERTVAA from the coding sequence ATGAATCAGAACGCTGAATATTCCGCGGTCAATGACGCGGTGCGCGGGCAGTTTTTCCGCCGTGTCTGGCAAATGACCACGCCGTACTGGCGCAGTGAGGAGAAGGGCAAGGCCTGGACGTTGTTGATCGCCGTGATTGCGCTGTCGCTGTTCAGCGTGGCGATTTCGGTATGGTTCAACAATTGGTACAAGGATTTCTACAACGCCTTGCAAGAGAAGGATAGCGCGGCATTCTGGCAGTTGATCCTGTATTTCTGCGGCATCGCAGCAGTGGCGATCCTCGGCGCTGTCTATCGCTTGTACCTCACGCAGATGCTCACCATCCGTTGGCGGGCTTGGCTCACCGAGCAGCATTTCGCCCGTTGGCTCAGGGACAAGAACTATTACCGACTGGAGCAGGGCGGTTATACCGATAACCCGGACCAGCGGATTTCCGAAGACCTCAACAGTTTCACCTCAAAAACGCTGGAGTTGGGCCTGGGCCTGCTACGCACCGTAGTCAGCCTGGTGTCGTTCTCGATTATTTTATGGGGCATCTCTGGCAGCATTGACGTGTTCGGTTACACCATCCCGGGTTATATGTTCTGGTGCGTTCTGGTGTACGCGGCGGTGGGCAGTTGGCTGACTCACCTGATCGGTCGCCGCCTGATCGGTCTCAACAACAACCAGCAGCGCTTCGAAGCCGACCTGCGTTTCTCGATGGTGCGGGTGCGGGAAAACGCTGAGAGTATCGCTCTCTACAATGGCGAGCCCAACGAAAACCGTCGCCTGAGCGAGCGTTTCGGCCTGGTGTGGCACAACTTCTGGAACATCATGCAGGTGTCCAAACGCCTGACGTTTTTCACCTCGGGTTATGGGCAGATCGCGATCATCTTTCCGTTCATCGTCGCTGCGCCGCGCTATTTCGCTGGCAAAATCCAATTGGGCGAGCTCATGCAGATCGGCTCTGCGTTCGGCAATGTGCAGGAAAATTTCAGTTGGTTCATCGACGCTTACGCTGAACTCGCGGCGTGGCGCGCCACCTGCGATCGTCTGCTGAGCTTTCGCCAGGCCATGAGCGACAACGAAGACCGCGTGCCGGCCATTGACGTGCAAAACCAGGGCAGTGCATTGCAAGTGCAAGAACTGGGGTTGGACCTGGCCGATGGCCGCCATCTGCTCAGCAAGACCAATATGACCGTCGAGCCGGGGGAGCGGGTGATGCTCAGTGGACGTTCGGGCAGCGGTAAATCCACGCTGTTCCGGGCGATGGGGCACCTGTGGCCCGAAGGACACGGCGCGATCCGCTTACCCGCGGCGCGTTATTTATTCCTGCCGCAAAAACCCTACCTGCCCATTGGCACGTTGCGCGAGGTGCTGAGTTATCCACAGCCGGGCGACACGTACCCGCACGAGCGTTACGCCCAAGTGCTGGAAACCTGCCGCCTGCCGCATCTGGTGTCGCGACTGGACGAGGCCAACCACTGGCAGCGCATGCTCTCGCCCGGCGAGCAGCAACGCCTGGCTTTCGCCCGCGCATTGCTTTATGCACCGCAATGGTTGTACATGGATGAGGCCACGTCGGCGATGGATGAAGAAGACGAGGCGACGCTGTACCAGGCGCTGATTGACCAGTTGCCAGGCCTGAGCATCGTCAGCGTTGGTCACCGAAGCAGTTTGAAACGTTTCCATCCACGACATGTGCGTATCGAAAATGGCCAACTCGTGGAGCGCACCGTGGCAGCATAA
- a CDS encoding AEC family transporter, translating to MLAIFLETLNITAPVFAMLFLGTLLKRIYWINDNFIHMASSLVFNVTMPALLFLGILHADLHAALQPDLLIYFSIATLVGFAVAWGWAIWRCPREDRGIYTQGAFRGNNGVIGLALAASMYGDYGISLGSILAALVILFYNTLSTIVLAVYSPVIKSDPWSICKSVVSNPLIISVVVAAPFAYWQIGLPNWFETSAKYLAQMTLPLALICIGGTLSLAALRKSGKMALSSSLVKMVGLPLLATLGAWLWGFRGAELGILFLYFGSPTAAASYVMARAADGNHELAAAIIVITTLMAAITTNLGIFVLQWGGWI from the coding sequence ATGCTGGCAATTTTCCTCGAAACCCTGAACATCACCGCGCCGGTGTTTGCCATGTTGTTTCTGGGGACGTTGCTCAAGCGCATCTATTGGATCAACGACAATTTCATCCACATGGCCTCGTCCCTGGTGTTCAACGTCACCATGCCGGCGCTGTTGTTCCTCGGCATCCTGCATGCCGATCTCCACGCGGCATTGCAGCCGGACCTGTTGATCTATTTTTCCATTGCCACCCTGGTGGGCTTTGCCGTGGCCTGGGGCTGGGCGATCTGGCGTTGCCCGCGTGAGGACCGTGGCATCTATACCCAAGGTGCCTTTCGCGGCAACAACGGCGTGATCGGCCTGGCACTGGCAGCGAGCATGTACGGCGACTACGGGATTTCCCTGGGGTCGATACTCGCGGCGTTGGTGATCCTGTTCTACAACACCCTGTCGACGATCGTGCTGGCGGTCTACAGCCCAGTGATCAAGTCCGACCCCTGGAGCATCTGCAAAAGCGTGGTCAGCAACCCGCTGATCATCAGTGTGGTCGTGGCCGCGCCGTTCGCCTATTGGCAGATAGGCCTGCCGAACTGGTTCGAAACCTCGGCCAAATACCTTGCCCAGATGACCTTGCCCCTGGCGTTGATCTGCATCGGCGGCACACTGTCACTGGCGGCCTTGCGCAAGAGCGGCAAGATGGCCCTGAGTTCGAGCCTGGTGAAGATGGTCGGGCTGCCGCTGCTGGCCACCCTGGGCGCTTGGCTCTGGGGCTTTCGCGGGGCGGAGCTGGGGATCCTGTTCCTGTACTTCGGCAGCCCGACCGCCGCGGCCAGTTACGTCATGGCCCGGGCGGCCGATGGCAACCATGAGCTGGCGGCGGCGATCATCGTCATCACCACGCTGATGGCGGCGATCACCACCAATCTGGGGATTTTTGTGTTGCAGTGGGGTGGGTGGATCTAG
- a CDS encoding FadR/GntR family transcriptional regulator gives MERPIDVPRLPRKRRSLAQELVTVLTEQIRDGLLKRGDKLPTESAIMEAHGVSRTVVREAISRLQAAGQVETRHGIGTFVLDTPSPSGFRIDPATVVTLRDVLAILELRISLEVESAGLAAQRRSDEQLAAMRAALDALNESAAHASDAVASDFAFHLEIALSTGNRYFTDIMTHLGTSIIPRTRVNSARLAHDDQQRYMNRLSREHEEIYDAIARQDSEAARAAMRLHLTNSRERLRQAHEEAQAQG, from the coding sequence ATGGAAAGACCGATCGACGTACCACGCCTTCCCCGCAAGCGCCGCAGCCTGGCGCAGGAGCTGGTGACGGTGTTGACCGAGCAGATTCGCGACGGCCTGCTCAAGCGTGGCGATAAATTGCCCACCGAGTCGGCGATCATGGAAGCCCATGGCGTCAGTCGCACGGTGGTGCGCGAGGCGATTTCCCGCTTGCAGGCGGCCGGCCAGGTGGAAACCCGCCATGGCATTGGTACTTTCGTGCTGGACACACCCAGCCCAAGCGGTTTTCGCATCGACCCGGCCACCGTGGTCACCTTGCGTGACGTGCTGGCGATCCTGGAGTTGCGCATCAGCCTGGAAGTGGAGTCCGCGGGGCTTGCGGCGCAGCGCCGCAGCGACGAGCAACTGGCCGCGATGCGCGCCGCCCTCGACGCCTTGAACGAAAGCGCCGCCCACGCCAGCGATGCGGTGGCCTCGGACTTCGCTTTCCACCTGGAAATCGCCCTGTCCACCGGCAACCGCTACTTCACCGACATCATGACTCACCTGGGCACCAGCATCATTCCGCGTACCCGGGTGAACTCGGCGCGCCTGGCCCACGATGACCAGCAGCGCTACATGAACCGCCTGAGCCGTGAGCACGAGGAAATCTACGACGCCATCGCCCGCCAGGACTCCGAGGCGGCCCGTGCGGCCATGCGTTTGCACCTGACCAACAGCCGCGAACGGCTGCGCCAGGCGCATGAAGAGGCGCAGGCGCAGGGCTAG
- a CDS encoding aldehyde dehydrogenase family protein, giving the protein MADSKRFDNYINGQWVAGADYCTNINPSDLSDVIGEYAKADAAQVNAAIEAARAAFPAWSTSGIQARHDALDKVGSEILARREELGQLLAREEGKTLPEAIGEVTRAGNIFKFFAGECLRLSGDYVPSVRPGVNVEVTREALGVVGLITPWNFPIAIPAWKIAPALAYGNCVVIKPAELVPGCAWALAEIISRAGFPAGAFNLVMGSGRVVGEVLVNSPKVDGISFTGSVGVGRQIAVNCVARQAKVQLEMGGKNPQIILDDADLKQAVELAVQSAFYSTGQRCTASSRLIVTAGIHDKFVEAMAERMQSIKVGHALKAGTDIGPVVSEAQLSQDLKYIDIGQSEGARLVSGGGLVTCDTEGYFLAPTLFADSEASMRISREEIFGPVANVVRVADYEAALAMANDTEFGLSAGIATTSLKYANHFKRHSQAGMVMVNLPTAGVDYHVPFGGRKGSSYGSREQGRYAQEFYTVVKTSYIGS; this is encoded by the coding sequence GTGGCAGATTCAAAGCGTTTCGATAACTACATCAACGGTCAGTGGGTGGCTGGTGCCGACTATTGCACCAACATCAACCCGTCTGACTTGTCCGATGTCATCGGTGAATACGCCAAGGCTGACGCAGCGCAAGTCAATGCCGCCATCGAAGCCGCCCGCGCCGCGTTCCCGGCCTGGTCGACCTCGGGCATCCAGGCCCGTCATGATGCACTGGACAAGGTCGGCAGCGAGATCCTCGCCCGCCGTGAAGAACTCGGCCAACTGCTGGCCCGGGAAGAGGGCAAGACCCTGCCCGAAGCCATCGGCGAAGTGACCCGCGCCGGTAATATTTTCAAGTTCTTTGCCGGTGAATGCCTGCGCCTGTCGGGCGACTACGTGCCGTCGGTGCGCCCAGGCGTCAACGTTGAAGTCACCCGCGAAGCCCTAGGTGTGGTCGGCCTGATCACACCGTGGAATTTCCCGATTGCCATTCCTGCGTGGAAAATCGCCCCAGCCCTGGCCTACGGCAACTGCGTGGTGATCAAGCCCGCCGAGCTGGTGCCGGGCTGCGCCTGGGCCCTGGCCGAGATCATTTCCCGCGCCGGTTTCCCGGCCGGTGCGTTCAACCTGGTGATGGGCAGCGGCCGTGTGGTTGGCGAAGTGCTGGTCAACAGCCCGAAAGTCGACGGCATCAGCTTTACCGGTTCGGTGGGCGTGGGGCGGCAGATCGCGGTCAATTGCGTGGCGCGCCAGGCCAAGGTGCAACTGGAGATGGGCGGCAAGAACCCGCAGATCATCCTCGACGACGCCGACCTCAAGCAGGCCGTCGAACTGGCGGTACAGAGCGCGTTCTACTCCACCGGCCAGCGTTGCACGGCCTCGAGCCGCCTGATCGTCACCGCCGGCATCCATGACAAGTTCGTCGAGGCCATGGCCGAGCGCATGCAGTCGATCAAGGTCGGCCATGCGTTGAAGGCCGGTACCGATATCGGTCCGGTGGTTTCCGAAGCCCAGCTCAGCCAGGACTTGAAGTACATCGACATCGGCCAGAGCGAAGGCGCTCGGTTGGTCAGTGGCGGTGGGCTGGTGACGTGCGACACTGAAGGTTACTTCTTGGCACCGACCCTGTTCGCCGACAGCGAAGCCTCGATGCGCATCAGCCGCGAAGAGATCTTCGGCCCGGTGGCCAACGTCGTGCGCGTGGCCGACTACGAGGCGGCGCTGGCGATGGCCAACGACACCGAGTTCGGTCTGTCCGCCGGCATCGCCACCACCTCGTTGAAGTATGCCAACCACTTCAAGCGCCATTCGCAGGCGGGCATGGTGATGGTCAACCTGCCGACCGCTGGCGTGGACTACCACGTGCCATTCGGCGGGCGCAAAGGCTCGTCCTATGGTTCGCGTGAGCAAGGTCGCTATGCGCAAGAGTTCTACACCGTGGTGAAGACCTCTTACATCGGCTCCTGA
- a CDS encoding MFS transporter: MQETKPTRVRYLILLMLFLVTTINYADRATIAIAGSSLQKDLGIDAVTLGYIFSAFGWAYVAGQIPGGWLLDRFGSKKIYALSIFTWSLFTVLQGYVGEFGVSTAVVALFMLRFLVGLAEAPSFPGNARIVAAWFPTAERGTASAIFNSAQYFATVLFAPLMGWIVYRFGWQHVFIVMGVVGIVFSLVWLKIIHSPRQHPMINEAEFNHIAANGAMVDMDQDKGRGKKSDGPKWDYIRQLLTNRMMLGVYLGQYCINGITYFFLTWFPVYLVQERGMTILKAGFIASLPAICGFIGGVLGGVISDYLLRKGHSLTFARKAPIIAGLLVSSSIVACNYVDIEWMVVGFMALAFFGKGVGALGWAVVSDTSPKQIAGLSGGLFNTFGNLASITTPIVIGYIINATGSFKWALVFVGCNALVAVFSYLVIVGPIKRVVLKEPMGRDDQSSSLSEAKS, translated from the coding sequence ATGCAAGAAACCAAGCCGACTCGCGTCCGCTATTTGATCCTGCTCATGCTGTTTTTGGTGACGACGATCAATTACGCCGACCGCGCAACCATCGCTATCGCCGGCTCCAGCCTGCAGAAAGACCTCGGCATCGATGCCGTTACCCTCGGTTATATCTTCTCCGCCTTCGGCTGGGCCTATGTGGCCGGGCAGATCCCGGGCGGCTGGCTGCTTGACCGGTTCGGGTCGAAAAAAATCTATGCCTTGAGCATTTTTACCTGGTCGCTGTTCACCGTGCTGCAAGGCTATGTCGGTGAATTCGGCGTCTCTACCGCCGTGGTGGCGCTGTTCATGCTGCGTTTTCTGGTTGGGCTGGCCGAGGCGCCTTCCTTCCCGGGCAACGCCCGCATCGTCGCGGCCTGGTTCCCCACCGCTGAACGCGGCACCGCTTCGGCGATTTTCAACTCGGCCCAGTATTTCGCTACGGTGTTGTTTGCGCCGCTGATGGGCTGGATTGTCTACCGCTTCGGCTGGCAGCACGTGTTTATCGTGATGGGCGTGGTCGGTATCGTGTTCTCGCTGGTCTGGCTGAAAATTATCCACAGCCCGCGCCAGCATCCGATGATCAACGAGGCCGAGTTCAATCACATCGCCGCCAACGGCGCGATGGTCGACATGGACCAGGACAAGGGCAGGGGTAAGAAGTCCGACGGTCCGAAGTGGGATTACATCCGCCAACTGCTGACCAACCGCATGATGCTTGGCGTGTACTTGGGCCAATACTGCATCAACGGCATCACCTACTTCTTTCTGACCTGGTTCCCGGTGTACCTGGTGCAAGAGCGCGGCATGACCATCCTCAAGGCCGGTTTCATCGCCTCCTTGCCGGCGATCTGCGGCTTCATCGGGGGCGTGCTGGGCGGGGTGATCTCTGACTACCTGCTGCGCAAGGGCCACTCGCTGACGTTCGCCCGCAAGGCGCCGATCATCGCCGGCCTGCTGGTGTCCAGCAGCATCGTGGCGTGCAACTACGTGGACATCGAATGGATGGTGGTGGGCTTCATGGCCCTGGCCTTCTTCGGTAAAGGCGTGGGTGCATTGGGCTGGGCAGTGGTCTCCGATACGTCGCCAAAACAGATCGCCGGTTTGAGCGGTGGCCTGTTCAACACCTTCGGTAACCTGGCATCGATCACCACGCCAATCGTCATCGGCTACATCATCAATGCCACCGGTTCGTTCAAGTGGGCACTGGTGTTCGTCGGTTGCAACGCGCTGGTGGCGGTGTTCAGCTACCTGGTCATCGTGGGGCCGATCAAGCGTGTCGTACTCAAAGAACCCATGGGCAGGGATGACCAATCTTCCAGCCTGTCTGAAGCTAAATCCTGA
- a CDS encoding response regulator transcription factor: MSDEIQVDGEELPHLLLVDDDATFTRVMARAMSRRGFRVSTAGSAEEGLTIAQADLPDYAALDLKMDGDSGLVLLPKLLELDPEMRVVILTGYSSIATAVEAIKRGACNYLCKPADADDVLAALLSEHADLDTLVPENPMSVDRLQWEHIQRVLTEHEGNISATARALGMHRRTLQRKLQKRPVRR; encoded by the coding sequence ATGAGTGACGAGATCCAAGTCGACGGCGAAGAGCTGCCGCACCTGTTGCTGGTAGATGACGACGCCACGTTTACCCGCGTCATGGCCCGGGCCATGTCCCGTCGCGGTTTTCGCGTCAGCACCGCAGGTTCTGCCGAGGAAGGCCTGACCATCGCCCAGGCCGACCTGCCGGACTACGCCGCCCTGGACCTGAAAATGGACGGCGATTCCGGCCTGGTGCTGTTGCCCAAGCTGCTGGAGCTGGACCCGGAGATGCGTGTGGTGATCCTCACCGGCTACTCGAGCATCGCCACCGCGGTCGAGGCCATCAAGCGCGGCGCCTGCAACTACCTGTGCAAACCGGCGGACGCCGATGATGTGCTGGCGGCGCTGTTGTCCGAGCACGCCGACCTCGACACCCTGGTGCCGGAAAACCCCATGTCGGTGGATCGCCTGCAATGGGAGCACATCCAGCGGGTGCTGACCGAGCACGAAGGCAATATTTCGGCCACGGCTCGCGCTTTGGGCATGCACCGGCGGACTTTGCAGCGCAAATTGCAAAAGCGTCCCGTGCGTCGCTGA
- the kdgD gene encoding 5-dehydro-4-deoxyglucarate dehydratase, with translation MNPQELKSILSSGLLSFPVTDFTAQGDFNRDSYIKRLEWLAPYGASALFAAGGTGEFFSLAASEYSQVIKTAVDTCATSVPILAGVGGATRQAIEYAQEAERLGAKGLLLLPHYLTEASQDGVAAHVEAVCKSVKIGVVVYNRNVCRLNATHLEQLAERCPNLIGYKDGLGDIELMVSIRRRLGDRFSYLGGLPTAEVYAAAYKALGVPVYSSAVFNFIPKTAMDFYHAISRDDHETVGKIIDDFFLPYLDIRNRKAGYAVSIVKAGAKIVGYDAGPVRTPLTDLLPEEYEALAALIDKQGKQ, from the coding sequence ATGAATCCACAAGAACTGAAGTCCATCCTCTCGTCTGGCCTGCTGTCGTTCCCGGTCACCGATTTCACTGCTCAAGGCGATTTCAATCGCGACAGCTACATCAAGCGCCTCGAGTGGTTGGCCCCGTATGGCGCCTCTGCATTGTTCGCAGCGGGCGGCACCGGTGAATTCTTCTCCCTGGCCGCCAGCGAGTATTCCCAAGTCATCAAGACCGCCGTCGATACCTGCGCCACCAGCGTGCCAATCCTCGCCGGTGTTGGCGGTGCCACTCGCCAGGCCATCGAATACGCTCAAGAAGCCGAGCGCCTGGGCGCCAAGGGCCTGTTGCTGCTGCCGCATTACCTGACCGAAGCCAGCCAGGACGGCGTTGCCGCCCACGTTGAAGCAGTGTGCAAATCGGTGAAGATCGGCGTGGTGGTGTACAACCGCAACGTCTGCCGCCTGAATGCCACGCACCTGGAGCAACTGGCCGAGCGCTGCCCGAACCTGATCGGCTATAAGGATGGCCTGGGCGATATCGAACTGATGGTGTCGATCCGCCGTCGTCTCGGCGATCGTTTCAGCTACCTGGGCGGCCTGCCGACCGCAGAAGTCTATGCCGCGGCCTACAAGGCCCTGGGCGTGCCGGTCTACTCCTCGGCGGTGTTCAACTTCATTCCGAAGACCGCGATGGATTTCTACCACGCTATTTCCCGTGACGATCATGAGACCGTCGGCAAGATCATCGACGACTTCTTCCTGCCGTACCTGGACATCCGTAACCGCAAGGCCGGTTACGCGGTGAGCATCGTCAAGGCCGGCGCGAAGATCGTGGGCTATGACGCAGGTCCGGTGCGCACGCCGCTGACCGACCTGCTGCCAGAAGAATACGAAGCCCTGGCCGCGCTGATCGACAAGCAAGGCAAGCAGTAA
- a CDS encoding ATP-binding protein: MLTPLQMTSASRQNLWRLTFIRILVLAAQAGSVGLAYWFDLLPLPWLQLAITLACSSVLCALTAIRLRTSWPVTELEYAVQLAGDLFIHSALLYFSGGSTNPFVSYYLVPLTIAAVTLPWRYSLILSGIALALYTLLLARFYPLETFPIARENLQIYGMWLSFALAAAVITFFAARMAEELRRQEELRAIRREEGLRDEQLLAVATQAAGAAHELGTPLATMSVLLKEMRQDHHDPALQDDLSVLQDQVKLCKETLQYLVRAAEANRRLDIDMQAVTFWLDDALNRWHLMRPEASYRFQCLGKGVVPRMAPPPDLTQALLNLLNNAADACPEGLEVALDWNAYELTISIRDHGAGVPLAIAEQIGKPFYTTKGKGFGLGLFLSKASVTRAGGSVKLYPHEEGGTLTELRLPHADRGDEHE; this comes from the coding sequence CCAGAACCTCTGGCGCCTGACATTCATCCGTATCCTGGTCCTGGCGGCCCAGGCCGGCTCGGTGGGGCTCGCCTATTGGTTCGACCTGCTGCCGCTGCCCTGGCTGCAACTGGCGATCACCCTGGCTTGCTCCAGCGTGCTCTGCGCACTGACGGCGATTCGCCTGCGCACCTCGTGGCCGGTGACCGAGCTGGAATACGCCGTACAGCTGGCCGGCGACCTGTTTATCCACAGCGCGCTGCTGTATTTCTCCGGCGGCTCCACCAACCCCTTCGTTTCCTATTACCTGGTGCCTTTGACCATCGCAGCGGTGACGTTGCCGTGGCGCTATTCGCTGATCCTTTCAGGCATCGCCCTGGCGCTGTACACCTTGCTGCTGGCACGGTTCTACCCATTGGAAACCTTTCCCATCGCCCGGGAAAACCTGCAGATCTACGGCATGTGGCTGAGTTTCGCCCTGGCCGCGGCGGTCATCACGTTTTTTGCCGCGCGCATGGCCGAGGAGCTGCGCCGCCAGGAAGAACTGCGGGCCATCCGCCGTGAAGAGGGCCTGCGCGACGAGCAATTGCTGGCCGTGGCGACCCAGGCCGCTGGCGCAGCCCATGAATTGGGTACACCGCTGGCGACCATGAGCGTGCTGCTCAAGGAGATGCGCCAGGATCACCACGACCCGGCGCTGCAGGACGATCTCAGTGTGCTGCAGGACCAGGTCAAGCTGTGCAAGGAAACCTTGCAATACCTGGTGCGCGCCGCCGAGGCCAATCGGCGGTTGGACATCGACATGCAAGCGGTCACCTTCTGGCTCGACGATGCCTTGAACCGCTGGCACCTGATGCGCCCGGAAGCCAGTTATCGCTTCCAGTGCCTGGGCAAGGGTGTGGTGCCGCGCATGGCCCCGCCGCCAGACCTGACCCAGGCGCTGCTGAACCTGCTCAACAATGCCGCCGACGCTTGCCCCGAAGGGCTGGAAGTGGCGTTGGACTGGAACGCCTATGAGCTGACCATCAGTATTCGCGACCACGGCGCCGGTGTGCCGCTGGCGATTGCCGAGCAAATCGGCAAGCCGTTCTATACCACCAAGGGCAAAGGTTTCGGCCTGGGCCTGTTTTTGAGCAAAGCCAGCGTGACACGCGCCGGCGGCTCGGTGAAACTCTACCCCCATGAGGAAGGCGGCACGCTCACCGAGCTGCGCCTGCCCCATGCCGACCGAGGAGACGAACATGAGTGA
- the garD gene encoding galactarate dehydratase produces MQLIEHADSPRYIRLHERDNVVIVVNDQGVPAGTEFPDGLVTVDFVPQSHKVTLQDIPEGGEVIRYGQVIGYALQPIRRGSWVKEDQLRMPTAPPLDSLPLSTDVPAADAPLEGYTFEGYRNADGTVGTRNILGITTTVQCVTGVLDHAVKRIKDELLPKYPNVDDVVALTHSYGCGVAITATDAYIPIRTVRNLARNPNLGGEALVISLGCEKLQAGQVMHEGDSSVDLSEPWLYRLQDSSHGFTEMIEQIMALAETRLKKLDQRRRETVPASELILGMQCGGSDAFSGITANPALGYASDLLLRAGATVMFSEVTEVRDAIYLLTSRAQTREVAQELVREMDWYDRYLAKGEADRSANTTPGNKKGGLSNIVEKSLGSIVKSGSSAINGVLGPGERFKQKGLIFCATPASDFVCGTLQLAAGMNLHVFTTGRGTPYGLAMAPVVKVSTRTELAQRWPDLIDIDAGRIATGRATIEELGWELFHYYLDVASGKKQTWSERHKLHNDITLFNPAPIT; encoded by the coding sequence ATGCAACTGATTGAACATGCCGATTCGCCGCGTTATATCCGCCTGCATGAGCGGGACAATGTGGTGATCGTCGTCAATGACCAGGGCGTACCGGCCGGGACCGAGTTCCCGGATGGCCTGGTCACCGTGGACTTTGTGCCCCAGAGCCACAAGGTCACGCTGCAGGATATTCCCGAGGGCGGCGAGGTGATTCGCTACGGCCAGGTCATTGGCTACGCGCTGCAACCGATCCGCCGTGGCAGTTGGGTCAAGGAGGACCAGTTGCGCATGCCCACCGCGCCGCCGCTGGACAGCCTGCCGCTGTCCACCGATGTGCCGGCGGCCGATGCGCCGCTGGAGGGCTACACCTTCGAGGGCTATCGCAACGCCGACGGTACGGTCGGCACGCGCAATATCCTGGGCATCACCACCACGGTGCAGTGTGTGACCGGGGTGCTGGACCATGCGGTCAAGCGCATCAAGGACGAACTGCTGCCCAAGTACCCGAACGTCGATGACGTGGTGGCGCTGACCCACAGCTACGGCTGCGGCGTGGCGATCACCGCCACCGACGCCTACATCCCGATCCGCACCGTGCGCAACCTGGCGCGCAACCCGAACCTGGGTGGCGAGGCGCTGGTGATCAGCCTGGGCTGCGAGAAATTGCAGGCCGGGCAGGTGATGCATGAAGGCGACAGTTCGGTGGACCTCAGCGAGCCGTGGTTGTATCGCTTGCAGGACTCCAGCCACGGTTTTACCGAAATGATCGAGCAGATCATGGCGCTGGCCGAGACCCGCTTGAAGAAACTCGACCAACGCCGCCGCGAAACCGTACCGGCTTCGGAGCTGATCCTGGGCATGCAGTGCGGCGGCAGCGATGCGTTCTCCGGTATTACTGCCAACCCGGCGTTGGGTTATGCCTCGGACCTGTTGCTGCGGGCCGGGGCGACGGTGATGTTCTCCGAAGTCACTGAAGTGCGCGATGCGATCTACCTGCTGACTTCCCGGGCACAAACCCGGGAAGTGGCTCAGGAACTGGTGCGCGAAATGGACTGGTACGACCGTTACCTGGCCAAGGGCGAGGCCGATCGCAGTGCCAATACCACGCCGGGCAACAAGAAGGGCGGGCTGTCGAACATCGTCGAAAAATCCTTGGGCTCAATCGTCAAGTCCGGCAGCAGCGCGATCAACGGCGTGCTCGGCCCGGGCGAACGTTTCAAGCAAAAGGGCCTGATCTTCTGCGCCACGCCGGCCAGTGACTTTGTCTGCGGCACGTTGCAACTGGCGGCGGGGATGAACCTGCACGTCTTCACCACCGGCCGCGGCACGCCATACGGCTTGGCCATGGCCCCGGTGGTGAAGGTCTCGACCCGCACCGAACTGGCCCAGCGCTGGCCGGACCTGATCGACATCGACGCCGGCCGGATCGCCACCGGGCGCGCGACCATCGAGGAGCTGGGTTGGGAGCTGTTCCACTACTACCTGGACGTGGCCAGCGGCAAGAAACAAACCTGGTCCGAGCGGCACAAGCTGCACAACGACATCACGTTGTTCAACCCGGCGCCGATTACCTGA